A portion of the Candidatus Nitrosotenuis aquarius genome contains these proteins:
- a CDS encoding DUF432 domain-containing protein: protein MKPEIFRSHNTFSGFGQYQIDSRADLSMSNNAIILQEIGDGKFSYSRTSNDITIKKIIQGSLQTAQIEIVPVLPIHVPSYKTDFFFLRFDETLFVESGSTMHLDVCIPIEVGVFVLTEGKSSGFDFFSCDPLNSRFGLYGTPEDGKLCKYGLVSANGGTPQEFTHARFGIEITNELHESTSVGKIVFPATDHDLHYHNNDVIMDGLHATIKNRVGLHVIEAVQNPMATPRGWRLATRDTEKTDYKFSMERGFD, encoded by the coding sequence TACGTTTTCTGGGTTTGGCCAGTACCAGATTGATAGCAGGGCAGATTTGAGCATGTCAAACAACGCCATAATACTGCAAGAAATAGGAGACGGCAAGTTTTCCTATTCCCGCACCTCCAATGATATCACCATTAAGAAAATAATCCAAGGCAGCCTGCAGACAGCCCAGATTGAAATTGTGCCGGTTTTGCCAATACATGTTCCTTCATACAAGACTGATTTTTTCTTTCTGAGATTTGACGAGACACTGTTTGTCGAGTCGGGCTCTACTATGCATCTTGATGTTTGCATCCCAATTGAGGTGGGCGTGTTTGTTCTCACCGAAGGTAAATCAAGCGGGTTTGATTTTTTCAGCTGCGACCCCCTCAATTCACGATTTGGCCTTTATGGAACCCCAGAAGACGGCAAGCTTTGCAAGTACGGCCTCGTTTCCGCAAATGGAGGCACCCCGCAGGAATTCACACATGCGCGATTTGGAATAGAAATCACAAATGAGCTGCATGAATCGACATCAGTTGGAAAAATAGTGTTTCCTGCAACAGACCATGATCTGCACTATCACAATAATGATGTCATCATGGACGGCCTGCACGCCACAATAAAGAACAGGGTAGGCCTGCACGTAATTGAAGCTGTGCAGAATCCCATGGCGACGCCCCGCGGATGGAGGCTTGCCACAAGGGACACCGAAAAAACAGACTACAAGTTTTCAATGGAGCGGGGATTTGACTAA
- a CDS encoding mechanosensitive ion channel family protein: protein MVFDIFSDTSTINVLGTQVSVASLVIGAIIMVAGVVVARIISTLFKRYFATNLPGNVATNLHKLIYYGIIIVTLLAVITSQGIDLSGLMVAGGIFGIVIGFAAQSVVSNLFSGIFLMFDRPAKTGDLIEIPQSNTYGRLMDITIFSTRIKLFDGSIMRVPNEKIFTSEIRNVSGSEVRRLEVTLGIAYKEDIDHAIAVIKKAVSRLPYVLREPKPEVWTEQLADSGVNLKVLTWIPRDEWDNVGPILLKEVKKDIDDAGIEIPFPQRVVHYANNQGETR, encoded by the coding sequence ATGGTCTTTGATATTTTTTCAGACACATCCACAATCAATGTTCTTGGGACTCAGGTTTCTGTGGCATCCCTTGTAATCGGCGCAATAATTATGGTAGCTGGAGTGGTTGTTGCAAGAATAATCAGCACGCTCTTTAAGAGATATTTTGCCACGAATCTTCCGGGAAACGTAGCTACAAACCTGCACAAGCTGATCTATTACGGAATAATCATTGTAACGCTGCTTGCGGTAATCACAAGCCAGGGAATAGATTTGAGCGGTCTGATGGTGGCAGGCGGAATCTTCGGCATAGTGATCGGCTTTGCCGCACAGTCGGTGGTGTCCAATTTGTTTTCTGGGATATTTTTGATGTTTGATAGGCCTGCAAAGACAGGAGACCTAATCGAGATTCCCCAGAGCAACACCTATGGAAGACTGATGGACATTACTATTTTTTCGACAAGAATAAAGCTCTTTGACGGCTCTATAATGCGCGTTCCAAACGAGAAAATCTTCACATCTGAAATAAGAAACGTTTCTGGAAGCGAGGTAAGAAGGCTGGAGGTAACTTTGGGGATTGCGTACAAAGAGGACATTGACCACGCAATTGCGGTCATAAAAAAGGCAGTATCAAGACTGCCCTACGTCTTGCGCGAGCCAAAGCCCGAAGTCTGGACTGAACAGCTGGCCGACTCGGGCGTCAACCTAAAGGTGCTGACGTGGATCCCAAGGGATGAATGGGACAATGTGGGCCCAATTTTGCTAAAGGAAGTCAAAAAAGACATAGACGATGCGGGAATCGAGATTCCGTTTCCCCAGCGCGTCGTGCATTACGCAAACAATCAAGGAGAGACAAGATGA
- a CDS encoding Lrp/AsnC ligand binding domain-containing protein, with product MSIANNSSRSKIFILINCVDGKIDSVLEQIKKIDIVTQVQKTDGAYDLIAILEADTNDELKKTLMHKIRTIDDVKYTLTLRSSLDDEVLG from the coding sequence ATGAGCATTGCAAACAACTCCTCAAGGTCAAAGATCTTCATTCTAATCAACTGTGTTGATGGAAAAATCGACTCGGTGCTAGAGCAGATCAAAAAAATAGACATCGTAACCCAGGTTCAAAAAACAGACGGCGCATACGACCTAATAGCAATACTTGAGGCAGACACCAATGACGAGCTCAAAAAAACGCTGATGCATAAAATACGAACCATTGATGACGTAAAATACACACTAACGCTCCGATCAAGTCTGGATGATGAGGTTCTCGGCTAA